In Daphnia magna isolate NIES linkage group LG5, ASM2063170v1.1, whole genome shotgun sequence, a single genomic region encodes these proteins:
- the LOC123472332 gene encoding myosin light chain 1-like, producing MDLSARDIERGKFAFSIYDFEGNETMDMFYLGDCLRALNLNPTLAQIEKMGGTKKKGEKKIKADEFLPIFCQIKKDKDVGTIEDFIECMKLYDKTDNGTMVFAELQHILMALGERLEDKEVDDILTACCDPEDDEGMIPYKPFLEKLIAGPFPEQE from the exons ATG GATCTGAGTGCTCGCGACATTGAAA GGGGGAAATTCGCCTTCTCCATCTACGATTTTGAGGGTAATGAGACTATGGACATGTTCTACTTGGGAGACTGTCTCCGAGCTCTTAACCTAAACCCCACCCTGGCCCAAATCGAGAAAATGGGTGGCACAAAGAAGAAGG GAGAGAAGAAGATCAAGGCTGACGAGTTCTTGCCCATCTTCTGCCAGATCAAGAAGGACAAAGATGTCGGTACCATTGAAGACTTCATTGAGTGCATGAAACTCTACGACAAGACCGACAACGGCACAATGGTCTTCGCTGAGCTCCAACACATCCTTATGGCTTTGG GTGAGCGCCTTGAAGATAAGGAAGTCGATGACATCCTGACTGCTTGCTGCGACCCCGAGGATGACGAGGGCATGATCCCCTACAAAC CTTTCTTGGAGAAATTGATTGCCGGTCCTTTCCCAGAACAGGAATAA
- the LOC116923175 gene encoding LOW QUALITY PROTEIN: sorting nexin-4 (The sequence of the model RefSeq protein was modified relative to this genomic sequence to represent the inferred CDS: deleted 1 base in 1 codon) has product MQSSSSNIVSNNWEEVDRKEITNLVTETNGRKENVLRVKEDVLLHHLDISIVEAEKRINGPLTLKEYYSVYLIETKANDKNWRGGLSPTGSVWRRYSEFELLRFQLENKYPEVIIPPLPEKKASFTRQNQSSDNIDPVFVDRRRVGLENFLLRVASHPILCHDQVLLKFLQSDREWSDLDVNADGGKYVQQAEFKLKSISTSLRLKKPDDHIEEIRHYSSELQSSLGNLLRLRVRLADRLFAIHKLHANYGRVFSEWSALEKTMGDGLQKAGHYMDCYAAAIDAHMEEEDIVADQLKEYLFYGQALQGLCSRHQMAQLEVEKAESQLSMQQYSKSRSLGQDGYLTKLWGKWTGTTETPDDRQAKIETIERNIDEAQVLVQTASTQLSQFSKRAANEVDRFHQHKNANLQESLANYVILQMKLSKLGLQTWKHVKEALEDLP; this is encoded by the exons ATGCAGTCTTCATCTTCCAATATTGTCTCAAATAACTGGGAGGAAGTGGATAGGAAAGAGATTACAAATCTTGTAACGGAAACAAACGGCcgaaaagaaaacgttttaCGTGTAAAAGAA GATGTACTTCTTCATCACTTGGATATCAGCATAGTAGAGGCCGAAAAGCGCATAAATGGACCATTGACACTGAAAGAATACTACTCTGTTTACCTAATCGAGAcaaa GGCTAATGACAAAAATTGGAGAGGTGGACTTTCTCCTACTGGTTCAGTATGGAGACGTTACAGTGAGTTTGAATTGTTAAGGTTTCAGTTGGAAAACAAATATCCAGAGGTTATTATTCCACCTCTGCCTGAGAAAAAGGCATCATTTACTCGACAAAATCAAAGCAGTGATAACATCGATCCTGTGTTCGTCGATCGTCGAAGAGTAGGATTGGAG AACTTCCTCTTACGCGTTGCCTCCCACCCCATTTTATGCCACGACCAAGTCTTGCTCAAATTTCTTCAATCAGATCGCGAGTGGTCAGATCTTGATGTAAATGCAGATGGTGGGAAATATGTTCAGCAGGCagaattcaaattgaaatcaaTAAGTACCTCTTTGAGATTGAAGAAACCTGATGATCACATCGAAGAAATACGACACTACAGTTCAGAATTACAA TCATCGTTGGGAAACCTGTTGAGGCTTCGTGTCCGTCTCGCCGATCGCCTATTTGCTATTCACAAGTTACATGCAAATTATGGAAGAGTTTTTAGTGAATGGAGTGCCTTAGAGAAAACAATGGGAGATGGTTTACAA AAAGCTGGGCATTACATGGATTGTTACGCTGCTGCAATTGATGCACACATGGAAGAGGAAGATATAGTGGCAGATCAGTTGAAAGAGTATCTTTTCTATGGTCAAGCACTGCAAGGACTTTGTAGCCGACACCAAATGGCCCAACTCGAAGTCGAAAAAGCTGAGTCTCAATTGTCGATGCAGCAGTACAGCAAGAGTAGATCTCTAGGTCAAGATGGTTACCTTACTAAGCTTTGGGGGAAGTGGACTGGAACAACGGAAACTCCAGATGATCGTCAAGCTAAAATCGAAACTATAGAGCGTAATATCGACGAAGCTCAAGTTCTAGTTCAAACCGCGTCTACTCAACTTAG TCAATTTTCCAAGCGAGCTGCAAATGAGGTTGACCGCTTTCATCAGCACAAAAACGCTAATCTGCAAGAATCC TTGGCCAATTACGTTATTCTTcaaatgaaattgtcaaaattg GGTTTGCAGACTTGGAAGCATGTCAAGGAAGCCTTGGAAGATCTGCCTTGA